A section of the Sedimentisphaera cyanobacteriorum genome encodes:
- a CDS encoding Hpt domain-containing protein — MGYTESSLVSLDSLSEFCASPEVVEELVDVFVEDGKYCLDKIEEGLAGKDCGQVCLYAHRIKGSARYIAADKLAQAALNLENASKQTPCTDLSGFFNELKKAFSNVVDYFDNSDWKSQIKN, encoded by the coding sequence ATGGGTTATACGGAAAGTTCTCTTGTTTCCCTCGACTCTCTCTCTGAATTCTGTGCATCTCCGGAAGTAGTAGAAGAGCTGGTGGATGTTTTTGTTGAAGACGGAAAATACTGCCTTGACAAGATCGAAGAGGGGCTTGCCGGCAAAGACTGCGGACAGGTGTGTCTTTATGCGCACCGAATCAAAGGCTCGGCAAGATACATAGCTGCAGATAAACTTGCCCAAGCCGCCTTAAATCTTGAAAACGCCTCAAAACAAACACCCTGCACAGATCTTTCGGGCTTTTTCAACGAGCTCAAAAAGGCTTTCTCCAATGTTGTGGATTATTTTGATAATTCAGACTGGAAATCCCAGATTAAAAACTGA
- the queG gene encoding tRNA epoxyqueuosine(34) reductase QueG yields MKEDIRKYALEQGFLRAGFASAEDLPAENRQRFGKWLEAEMHENTGYLERNLDKRFSPAKLFKDAKSVIVFAAGYNKAQGEKPDSEQAGKICDYACFEDYHSKIKSRIFNIADFIRNKYKSDLKIKACVDSVPINERSEAVLAGLGFIGKNGMLIIPGKGCRVLLGLLISNLEIEPDEGVIENRCGSCRRCIEACPSGALGENGLLDCTKCISFQTIEKKTEMNREAEEALSEELFGCDRCIDVCPFNENQQSSFLKQRLNKWLLIDEILEMDSDTFSASFGGTVVERTGLEKLKRNAEAISGKKR; encoded by the coding sequence ATGAAAGAAGATATCAGAAAATACGCACTTGAGCAGGGATTTTTGAGGGCTGGGTTTGCCAGCGCCGAAGATCTGCCAGCAGAAAACCGCCAGCGTTTTGGAAAGTGGCTCGAAGCAGAGATGCACGAGAACACAGGTTATCTCGAAAGGAATTTAGATAAGCGTTTCTCGCCCGCAAAGCTCTTTAAAGATGCAAAAAGCGTGATTGTGTTTGCGGCAGGCTATAATAAAGCGCAGGGGGAAAAGCCCGATTCAGAGCAGGCAGGGAAAATATGCGATTATGCCTGCTTTGAAGATTACCACAGCAAAATCAAAAGCAGAATTTTCAATATCGCAGATTTTATCCGTAATAAGTATAAATCCGATCTGAAAATCAAGGCCTGCGTGGATTCAGTGCCTATAAATGAAAGGTCAGAAGCAGTTCTTGCAGGGCTGGGGTTTATCGGGAAAAACGGGATGCTGATAATCCCGGGTAAGGGATGCCGAGTTTTGCTGGGGCTGCTTATAAGCAATCTTGAAATAGAGCCTGATGAAGGAGTTATCGAAAACCGCTGCGGGAGCTGCCGGCGATGCATTGAGGCCTGCCCCTCCGGAGCACTCGGTGAAAACGGACTACTTGACTGCACGAAGTGTATTTCGTTTCAAACTATCGAGAAGAAAACCGAAATGAACAGGGAAGCTGAAGAGGCTTTGAGCGAGGAGCTCTTCGGCTGCGACAGGTGCATCGATGTATGCCCTTTCAACGAAAACCAGCAAAGCAGCTTCCTGAAGCAGAGGCTTAATAAATGGCTGCTGATTGATGAAATTCTGGAAATGGACAGCGACACATTCTCTGCGTCTTTCGGCGGAACTGTTGTCGAAAGAACCGGCCTTGAAAAACTAAAGAGAAATGCCGAGGCAATCTCAGGTAAGAAACGTTAA
- a CDS encoding phosphatidylglycerophosphatase A: MNTKRLITSCFGLGFSPFAPGTVGSLLPCAVFIAIAALTPQLWPSQLALAGLTVFFSWATAAFSSHAIQLAGREDPSEVVSDEFAGQGLALLIGSFVSAFASYPLISIGILFLLFRFFDIAKIWPANRLESLLGGIGILADDIMAGLYAGIIFIIVSLFGWVHSAGELLNPCLFQICDYLSGLSGSIGLGFVQGLTEFLPVSSSGHLVMFETFIPSLDPESKEMLLFDLAVHVGTVFSIIVVFREGIALFARNLLSFHRTGLNPIQLYKKNFAWHFAFCAVITTITTVVIYKLFEEPLQGSRKLWLVCIMWLVTAALLYITDKKKRSRIRFHDFGIIGAVLIGVAQSGAIIPGISRSGATICAAILYGLHRKWAVEFSFLIAMPAILGGALLTALEHKELFGAGVLTPGVIVSGMLSACLTGIIALKLLIKASRKRKLKYFSIYCVFISAVSFIYLLLN; encoded by the coding sequence ATGAACACAAAAAGGCTTATCACCTCATGCTTCGGGCTGGGCTTTTCGCCTTTCGCCCCGGGCACTGTCGGCTCGCTTCTACCCTGCGCCGTATTCATTGCAATCGCAGCTTTAACCCCTCAGCTCTGGCCGAGCCAGCTCGCACTCGCCGGCCTTACAGTCTTCTTCTCCTGGGCTACAGCAGCATTCTCTTCGCACGCTATTCAGCTTGCCGGCAGGGAAGACCCGTCCGAGGTGGTATCGGATGAATTCGCCGGCCAGGGGCTTGCTCTGCTCATCGGTTCATTCGTTTCCGCATTTGCCTCATATCCTTTGATAAGCATCGGAATTTTATTCCTATTGTTCCGCTTTTTCGATATAGCGAAAATCTGGCCGGCAAACCGCCTCGAGAGTCTCTTGGGCGGAATCGGCATCCTCGCAGACGACATTATGGCCGGCCTATATGCCGGAATCATTTTCATTATTGTTTCGCTTTTCGGCTGGGTACATTCCGCAGGTGAGCTTTTAAACCCCTGCCTCTTCCAGATCTGCGACTACCTCTCCGGCCTAAGCGGCTCTATAGGGCTCGGCTTCGTTCAGGGGCTCACAGAATTCCTCCCCGTATCCTCCTCCGGCCATCTGGTGATGTTCGAAACATTCATCCCCAGCTTAGACCCGGAAAGCAAAGAGATGCTCCTTTTCGACCTTGCCGTACACGTAGGCACAGTGTTCTCGATTATCGTTGTATTCCGCGAGGGCATCGCACTTTTCGCCCGCAATCTGCTAAGCTTCCATCGCACCGGCCTAAACCCAATCCAGCTGTACAAGAAGAATTTCGCTTGGCATTTTGCCTTCTGCGCAGTGATAACAACCATTACAACAGTGGTTATATACAAGCTCTTTGAGGAGCCTCTCCAAGGCTCACGAAAGCTCTGGCTGGTATGCATTATGTGGCTGGTAACAGCAGCCCTGCTCTACATTACAGACAAAAAGAAACGCTCTCGAATCAGATTTCACGATTTCGGAATTATAGGCGCTGTGCTGATTGGTGTTGCACAGTCAGGAGCGATTATCCCGGGAATTTCACGCAGCGGAGCTACGATATGCGCAGCCATCCTATACGGCCTGCACCGCAAATGGGCGGTGGAATTCAGCTTTCTCATTGCGATGCCCGCCATCCTCGGCGGCGCACTTCTCACTGCTCTCGAGCATAAGGAGCTTTTCGGTGCGGGCGTGCTGACTCCGGGCGTGATTGTATCAGGGATGCTCTCGGCCTGCCTTACAGGCATCATCGCACTCAAGCTCCTGATAAAAGCAAGCAGAAAAAGAAAGCTAAAATACTTCAGCATATACTGCGTTTTTATCTCTGCGGTTTCATTTATATACCTACTGCTGAATTAG
- a CDS encoding secondary thiamine-phosphate synthase enzyme YjbQ, which translates to MKSYRKQLWFEIKQRRQLINITPDLEQCLAESGVQEGLLLCNAMHITASVFINDDEPGLHQDYEKWLEKLAPEKPHSQYKHNGMEDNADAHLKRTVMGREVVVAITKGRLDFGPWEQVFYGEFDGNRKKRVLVKIIGE; encoded by the coding sequence ATGAAATCATACAGAAAACAGCTCTGGTTCGAAATTAAGCAGAGAAGACAGCTCATAAACATCACTCCAGATCTCGAGCAGTGCCTCGCTGAGAGCGGCGTGCAGGAAGGCCTTCTCCTATGCAACGCTATGCACATAACTGCGAGCGTATTTATAAACGACGACGAACCAGGACTCCATCAAGACTATGAAAAATGGCTCGAAAAGCTTGCTCCGGAAAAGCCCCATTCGCAGTATAAGCATAACGGCATGGAAGACAACGCAGACGCGCACCTCAAGAGAACTGTAATGGGAAGAGAAGTGGTAGTAGCGATCACTAAAGGACGCCTCGACTTCGGACCGTGGGAACAGGTTTTCTACGGCGAATTCGACGGCAACAGAAAGAAAAGAGTTCTCGTTAAAATTATCGGGGAATGA